One Cicer arietinum cultivar CDC Frontier isolate Library 1 chromosome 8, Cicar.CDCFrontier_v2.0, whole genome shotgun sequence DNA segment encodes these proteins:
- the LOC105852725 gene encoding uncharacterized protein: MGNNLKGINRLDNINFPSYHEQLGSNGAIDVTKIEHKVMNGHTGELFDIVKWNLSYTIDKSKCILDLRRISNKEGKIDSVSFQLSDDSGDMYSDGNIWFVIAKDSDFLASTSPAFVLNGGFKNCRQKNKKTFYASSYVMETCAYLYGSGSKVGFLVVEEKRKSGDNEKPCKVTIAHYYAISSGNIFSQNKIDIGLSMVVRIQPSNEIGLDITIEGPIQHPSAALHYMFHEVMKTGIWKPTICPHCASIKRKESDELLESEEDSEEDFPPQGFYGPKLNFGSIIANGGAVRGNNNGNLIVKKLFLRR; encoded by the coding sequence ATGGGAAACAATCTTAAAGGTATTAATCGTCTTGATAATATCAATTTTCCAAGCTACCATGAACAATTAGGAAGTAATGGTGCTATTGATGTAACAAAAATAGAGCATAAGGTTATGAACGGTCATACCGGTGAATTATTCGATATAGTGAAGTGGAATTTGTCCTACACCATAGACAAATCAAAATGTATACTCGATCTTAGAAGAATTTCAAACAAAGAAGGAAAAATCGATAGTGTATCTTTTCAACTTAGTGACGATAGTGGTGATATGTATTCAGAtggaaatatttggtttgtaATAGCAAAAGACTCAGATTTTCTCGCATCTACCTCACCTGCGTTCGTGTTAAATGGAGGCTTTAAAAATTGTAGGCAAAAGAATAAGAAGACTTTTTATGCATCAAGTTATGTTATGGAAACATGTGCTTATCTTTATGGAAGTGGAAGCAAAGTAGGTTTTCTTGTGGtggaagaaaagagaaaaagtgGAGATAATGAAAAACCTTGTAAGGTAACTATAGCACACTATTATGCCATTAGTAGTGGAAATATTTTtagtcaaaataaaatagatattgGTCTTTCTATGGTTGTAAGGATTCAACCATCAAATGAAATTGGTTTGGATATTACAATAGAGGGACCTATTCAACACCCTTCTGCAGCATTACATTACATGTTTCATGAAGTGATGAAAACAGGGATTTGGAAGCCTACAATATGTCCTCATTGTGCTAGTATTAAAAGGAAGGAGAGTGATGAGTTGTTGGAGAGTGAAGAAGATAGTGAAGAGGATTTTCCACCACAAGGATTTTATGGTCCTAAACTAAATTTTGGAAGCATTATAGCCAATGGTGGTGCAGTTAGGGGAAATAACAATGGCAATTTGATTGTGAAGAAACTTTTTCTTAGAAGATGA